A single Myxococcus stipitatus DNA region contains:
- the fusA gene encoding elongation factor G — translation MAREHPLERYRNIGIMAHIDAGKTTTTERILFYTGAIHRMGEVHEGNTTTDWMVQERERGITITSAAITAFWNRGDQRYRVNIIDTPGHVDFTIEVERSLRVLDGAVTVFDAVNGVEPQSETVWRQADRYKVPRICFINKMDRVGADFEMSVGTIKEKLGARAVRMQLPLGAEDKHRGVIDLVTMKALVFQDSEQGSRFDVVEIPDDYKDAADAARAELLEAAAEQDDALTEKFLEGQELTEAEIRQAIRKGCVGLKLFPVFCGSAFRHKGVQPLLDAVIDYLPSPLDIPPIHGKTPKGEDAVRETRDDAPFSALAFKIMNDPAFQSQTLTFLRVYSGKLEAGTAVWNSVKGKRERVSRLVQMRADKKEELTECYAGDICAVVGLKLATTGDTLCDDKQPIILERMEFPEPVIDIAIEPKSTADQDKIIQSLQRLAMEDPSFRVKTNEETGQTIIAGMGELHLEIIVDRLLREFKVDANIGKPQVAYRETITTQTESEGKYIRQTGGKGQYGHIWLRVMPNEAGKGFAFENKVTGGAVSKEFVDAVRDGVAEAMQNGPVAGYPMVDVKVEAYDGSMHDVDSSEMAFKIAGSLAFKDAVRAASPVLLEPIMSCEIVTPEDFMGDVIGDLNGRRGKVLGMTPRPGRLQAIQAQVPLAAMFGYSTDLRSRSQGRATYTMQFSHYAPAPKTALNRY, via the coding sequence ATGGCTCGCGAGCATCCCCTGGAGCGCTACCGCAACATCGGCATCATGGCGCACATCGATGCCGGCAAGACGACGACCACCGAGCGCATCCTGTTCTACACCGGCGCCATCCACCGGATGGGCGAGGTGCATGAGGGCAACACCACCACCGACTGGATGGTCCAGGAGCGCGAGCGCGGAATCACCATCACCTCCGCGGCGATCACCGCCTTCTGGAACCGGGGCGACCAGCGCTACCGCGTCAACATCATCGACACGCCGGGACACGTGGACTTCACCATCGAGGTGGAGCGCTCGCTGCGCGTGCTCGACGGCGCCGTCACCGTCTTCGACGCGGTCAACGGCGTGGAGCCGCAGTCCGAGACGGTGTGGCGCCAGGCGGACCGCTACAAGGTCCCCCGCATCTGCTTCATCAACAAGATGGACCGGGTGGGCGCGGACTTCGAGATGTCCGTCGGCACCATCAAGGAGAAGCTCGGCGCGCGCGCGGTGCGCATGCAGCTGCCCTTGGGCGCCGAGGACAAGCACCGGGGCGTCATCGACCTGGTGACGATGAAGGCGCTGGTGTTCCAGGACTCGGAGCAGGGCAGCCGCTTCGACGTCGTGGAGATTCCGGACGACTACAAGGACGCGGCGGACGCCGCGCGCGCGGAGCTGCTGGAGGCCGCGGCGGAGCAGGACGACGCGCTGACGGAGAAGTTCCTGGAGGGCCAGGAGCTGACCGAGGCGGAGATCCGCCAGGCCATCCGCAAGGGCTGCGTGGGGCTGAAGCTGTTCCCCGTGTTCTGCGGTTCGGCGTTCCGCCACAAGGGCGTGCAGCCGCTGCTGGACGCGGTCATCGACTACCTGCCCAGCCCGCTGGACATCCCGCCCATCCACGGCAAGACGCCCAAGGGCGAGGACGCGGTGCGCGAGACGCGCGACGACGCGCCCTTCAGCGCCCTGGCGTTCAAGATCATGAACGACCCGGCGTTCCAGTCCCAGACGCTGACGTTCCTGCGCGTGTACTCCGGCAAGCTGGAGGCCGGCACGGCGGTGTGGAACTCGGTGAAGGGCAAGCGCGAGCGCGTCAGCCGCCTGGTGCAGATGCGCGCGGACAAGAAGGAGGAGCTCACCGAGTGCTATGCCGGTGACATCTGCGCGGTGGTGGGCCTGAAGCTGGCGACCACGGGCGACACGCTCTGCGACGACAAGCAGCCCATCATCCTCGAGCGGATGGAGTTCCCCGAGCCGGTCATCGACATCGCCATCGAGCCGAAGTCGACCGCGGACCAGGACAAGATCATCCAGTCGCTGCAGCGCCTGGCGATGGAGGACCCGTCCTTCCGCGTGAAGACGAACGAGGAGACGGGGCAGACCATCATCGCCGGCATGGGCGAGCTGCACCTGGAGATCATCGTCGACCGCCTGCTGCGCGAGTTCAAGGTCGACGCGAACATCGGCAAGCCGCAGGTGGCCTACCGGGAGACCATCACCACGCAGACGGAGTCCGAGGGCAAGTACATCCGCCAGACGGGTGGCAAGGGCCAGTACGGCCACATCTGGCTGCGGGTGATGCCCAACGAGGCCGGCAAGGGCTTCGCCTTCGAGAACAAGGTGACGGGGGGCGCGGTGTCCAAGGAGTTCGTGGACGCGGTGCGCGACGGCGTGGCCGAGGCGATGCAGAACGGCCCCGTGGCCGGCTACCCCATGGTGGACGTGAAGGTGGAGGCCTACGACGGCTCCATGCACGACGTGGACTCCAGCGAGATGGCGTTCAAGATCGCCGGCTCCCTGGCGTTCAAGGACGCGGTGCGCGCGGCCTCGCCGGTGCTCCTCGAGCCCATCATGAGCTGCGAGATCGTCACCCCCGAGGACTTCATGGGCGACGTGATTGGCGACCTGAACGGCCGCCGGGGCAAGGTGCTGGGCATGACGCCCCGCCCGGGCCGCCTGCAGGCCATCCAGGCGCAGGTGCCCCTGGCCGCCATGTTCGGCTACTCCACGGACCTGCGCAGCCGCAGCCAGGGAAGGGCGACCTACACCATGCAGTTCAGCCACTACGCCCCGGCGCCCAAGACGGCGCTGAACCGGTACTGA
- the rpsG gene encoding 30S ribosomal protein S7: protein MPRRRVVAKRKILPDPKFQDRLVTKFVNDLMRKGKKSIAEGVCYGAFALIEERAKEDPLKTFKKALDNVKPVLEVKSRRVGGATYQVPVEVRQDRRVALGMRWIIQYSKARGEKTMQEKLAGEIMDAANNRGNAVKKREDTHKMAEANKAFAHYRW from the coding sequence ATGCCTCGTCGTCGCGTAGTCGCCAAGCGCAAGATTCTTCCGGATCCGAAGTTCCAGGACCGGCTCGTCACCAAGTTCGTCAACGACCTCATGCGGAAGGGCAAGAAGTCCATCGCCGAGGGCGTTTGCTACGGTGCCTTCGCCCTCATCGAGGAGCGCGCGAAGGAAGACCCCCTCAAGACCTTCAAGAAGGCCCTGGACAACGTCAAGCCGGTCCTCGAGGTGAAGAGCCGCCGCGTCGGTGGCGCCACCTACCAGGTCCCGGTCGAGGTCCGTCAGGACCGCCGCGTGGCCCTCGGCATGCGCTGGATCATCCAGTACTCGAAGGCCCGTGGCGAGAAGACCATGCAGGAGAAGCTGGCCGGCGAGATCATGGACGCCGCCAACAACCGCGGCAACGCGGTGAAGAAGCGTGAAGACACGCACAAGATGGCGGAGGCCAACAAGGCCTTCGCTCACTACCGCTGGTAG
- the rpsL gene encoding 30S ribosomal protein S12, translating into MPTISQLVRKGREKLNIKGKSPALKECPQKRGVCTRVYTTTPKKPNSALRKVARVRLTNGIEVTSYIPGVGHNLQEHSVVMIRGGRVKDLPGVRYHIVRGTLDSVGVAGRKQSRSKYGAKRPS; encoded by the coding sequence GTGCCGACCATTAGCCAGCTGGTCCGCAAGGGCCGCGAGAAGCTGAACATCAAGGGCAAGAGCCCCGCGCTCAAGGAGTGCCCCCAGAAGCGCGGCGTCTGCACCCGCGTGTACACCACGACCCCCAAGAAGCCGAACTCGGCCCTCCGCAAGGTGGCCCGCGTGCGTCTGACGAACGGGATCGAGGTCACGTCCTACATCCCCGGCGTGGGCCACAACCTCCAGGAGCACTCGGTGGTGATGATCCGCGGCGGCCGTGTGAAGGACCTCCCGGGCGTGCGCTACCACATCGTCCGTGGAACGCTCGACTCCGTGGGCGTGGCGGGCCGCAAGCAGAGCCGCTCCAAGTACGGCGCCAAGCGTCCGAGCTGA
- the rimI gene encoding ribosomal protein S18-alanine N-acetyltransferase produces MRRMREEGEPRIHHGFSIRKMTEADLTAVMALEKAAFKNPWSPELLRRELEHEWSTILLVEEPQPETAPLLLGLAIFWIVHDEVHVLNVATAPQHRRRGVARAVMDEVLERGKARRCSLATLEVRRSNEAALQLYRSLGFRPVGIRPNYYVDEGEDAVVMVLDF; encoded by the coding sequence ATGAGGCGGATGAGGGAGGAGGGCGAGCCGAGGATCCACCACGGCTTCTCCATCCGGAAGATGACGGAGGCGGACCTGACGGCGGTGATGGCGCTGGAGAAGGCCGCCTTCAAGAACCCCTGGTCCCCGGAGCTGTTGCGCCGGGAGCTCGAGCACGAGTGGTCCACCATCCTCCTGGTCGAGGAGCCCCAGCCGGAGACCGCCCCCCTGTTGCTGGGCCTGGCCATCTTCTGGATCGTCCACGACGAGGTGCACGTGCTCAACGTGGCCACCGCGCCGCAGCACCGGCGTCGGGGCGTGGCGAGAGCCGTCATGGACGAGGTGCTCGAGCGCGGCAAGGCCCGGCGCTGCAGCCTGGCCACGCTGGAGGTCCGCCGCAGCAACGAAGCGGCGCTCCAGCTCTACCGCTCCCTGGGGTTCCGGCCCGTCGGCATCCGCCCGAACTACTACGTGGACGAGGGCGAGGACGCGGTGGTGATGGTCCTCGACTTCTGA
- a CDS encoding DnaJ C-terminal domain-containing protein, producing the protein MADDYYKILGVERAASADAIKKAYRKLARQYHPDVNPGNKAAEEKFKQIGTAFEVLSDPKKRKLYDEFGEDAEKIGYDDKKAEAYRQYRAAASRGGAGGIPYGGEDFDLGDLFNDLFGRRGGGGGVGGFDVNEVFGGRRRRQAGPERGEDLTTQVRVSLAEAVNGAERTLAVTRPSRDGQGEDTVRLTVKIPAGVHTGSKVRLAGQGGPGLRGGPAGDLYIETDVAEHPLVRREGDDLHVDLPVTVSEAMLGSEVRVPTFQGEVTLKVPAGSQSGRQMRLKGRGVPSLKGGAPGDLYLHLQVKVPENASPEAREAAETLSKAYREDVRRELTL; encoded by the coding sequence ATGGCGGACGACTACTACAAGATCCTCGGCGTGGAACGCGCGGCATCCGCGGACGCCATCAAGAAGGCGTACCGGAAGCTGGCTCGCCAGTACCACCCCGACGTCAACCCGGGCAACAAGGCGGCCGAGGAGAAGTTCAAGCAGATCGGCACCGCCTTCGAGGTGCTGTCGGACCCGAAGAAGCGCAAGCTGTACGACGAGTTCGGCGAGGACGCGGAGAAGATCGGCTACGACGACAAGAAAGCCGAGGCCTACCGGCAGTACCGGGCGGCGGCCTCCCGCGGCGGCGCGGGCGGAATCCCCTATGGAGGCGAGGACTTCGACCTCGGGGACCTCTTCAACGACCTGTTCGGGCGCCGGGGGGGCGGCGGCGGGGTCGGCGGCTTCGACGTCAACGAGGTCTTCGGCGGCCGGAGGCGCCGACAGGCGGGCCCCGAGCGGGGCGAGGACCTGACCACCCAGGTGCGCGTGTCCCTGGCCGAGGCCGTCAACGGCGCCGAGCGGACGCTCGCGGTGACGCGGCCGAGCCGGGACGGCCAGGGGGAGGACACCGTGCGGTTGACGGTGAAGATTCCCGCCGGCGTCCACACCGGCTCCAAGGTGAGGCTCGCCGGCCAGGGCGGGCCGGGGCTCCGGGGCGGGCCCGCCGGGGACCTCTACATCGAGACGGACGTGGCCGAGCACCCCCTGGTCCGGCGCGAGGGAGACGACCTGCACGTGGACCTGCCCGTGACGGTCTCCGAGGCCATGCTGGGCTCGGAGGTCCGCGTCCCCACCTTCCAGGGCGAGGTGACCCTGAAGGTCCCCGCGGGCTCGCAGTCCGGCCGCCAGATGCGGCTGAAGGGCCGCGGCGTCCCCTCCCTCAAGGGCGGTGCGCCGGGCGACCTGTATCTCCATCTCCAGGTCAAGGTCCCGGAGAACGCCTCCCCGGAGGCCCGCGAGGCCGCGGAGACGCTCTCCAAGGCCTATCGCGAGGACGTGCGTCGCGAGCTGACTCTCTGA
- a CDS encoding HEAT repeat domain-containing protein, giving the protein MGLFDIFTGGSGPEKALKLKPKVTQKYGDPSTRQKAIQQLGEMRIPEAVSVLLARFTITVDPLTTDADEKEHTFELIKSFGKDAVPPITEFLTKTEQATSWGLRLLSELLTEDEVTGVCVDALQHLSAHYTKNPEKKVVLLHHVTGRQDPRIAPVVVPFLEDMSDDVKIAALKALASLKYEPAREPMLKLLTAEETARRVQTSALAALADTGFTTGASRAQVEPLLVEPFVLDKDGRIQRRA; this is encoded by the coding sequence ATGGGCCTCTTCGACATCTTCACGGGCGGCTCGGGCCCCGAGAAAGCCCTCAAGCTCAAGCCCAAGGTCACCCAGAAGTACGGTGACCCGTCCACGCGCCAGAAGGCCATCCAGCAGCTCGGCGAGATGCGGATCCCCGAGGCCGTCTCCGTGCTGCTCGCCCGCTTCACCATCACCGTGGATCCGCTCACCACGGACGCGGACGAGAAGGAGCACACCTTCGAGCTCATCAAGAGCTTCGGCAAGGACGCCGTCCCGCCCATCACCGAGTTCCTCACCAAGACGGAGCAGGCCACCTCGTGGGGGCTGCGGCTCTTGAGCGAGCTGCTCACCGAGGACGAGGTCACCGGCGTCTGCGTCGACGCGCTCCAGCACCTGTCCGCCCACTACACGAAGAACCCCGAGAAGAAGGTCGTCCTGCTCCACCACGTCACCGGCCGGCAGGACCCGCGCATCGCCCCCGTGGTGGTGCCCTTCCTCGAGGACATGTCGGACGACGTGAAGATCGCCGCCCTCAAGGCGCTCGCCTCCCTCAAGTACGAGCCGGCCCGCGAGCCCATGCTCAAGCTGCTCACCGCCGAGGAGACCGCCCGGCGCGTCCAGACGTCCGCGCTCGCAGCGCTGGCCGACACGGGCTTCACCACGGGTGCGTCCCGGGCGCAGGTCGAGCCACTGCTGGTGGAGCCGTTCGTCCTGGACAAGGACGGCCGCATCCAGCGCCGCGCCTGA
- a CDS encoding hybrid sensor histidine kinase/response regulator, with protein MRSRKKGALAEVVPLRPTTPKKPARRAAKPAPPVDAEATARALLEMARHLTDNAGPTEALRAHLQTLHALLKPKVCYVARYFPSREQLHVEHVRGRYDNRVIAAAPGEGVVGRAFSEKKLLREEDTLAVPLEGPQGVTGVLVVLGARRAASDTVLQSLAAQLAAAYEVARLRDDSARRNKDLQTAIAGLKSLEQNREELLGNVSHDLKNPLTTIKSYLAMMGREKLGPLTDSQRRAVQICDRNSDRMLRMVNDLLLMSRLQSGKMQLNQRPFGLKAVAEEVVRALGALAEHCKVKVVIPPCSEVFVRGDRERIAEAIHNLVENGIHHSEADDTIEVRVSAEDGLATLMVKDTGPGLSADALEHAFDAFYRVQPGVPRPPGAGLGLPLVGKIVALHGGRVEASSVLGEGSTFQMVLPMFAGAVASPDANQVAPKAGGILLVEDDADCREVLQQVLEQEGYRVMATSGASEARSILSHIRPAMVLLDLRLSEEDGQSVLRFIRGTESLADIAVYIISGASEVASLTSGQGLERIDGFFEKPLQLPKLLDTVAAVVRPSRRAPAVVS; from the coding sequence GTGCGCTCGCGAAAGAAGGGGGCCCTGGCCGAGGTCGTGCCACTGCGCCCCACCACCCCGAAGAAGCCCGCCCGTCGAGCGGCGAAGCCGGCCCCGCCGGTGGACGCCGAGGCCACCGCCCGCGCCCTGCTGGAGATGGCGCGCCACCTGACGGACAACGCCGGTCCCACCGAGGCCCTGCGCGCCCATCTGCAGACGCTCCACGCGCTGCTCAAGCCCAAGGTCTGTTACGTCGCCCGCTACTTCCCGTCCCGGGAGCAGCTCCACGTCGAGCACGTGCGCGGCCGCTACGACAACCGCGTCATCGCCGCCGCGCCCGGAGAGGGCGTGGTGGGCCGGGCCTTCTCCGAGAAGAAGCTCCTGCGCGAGGAGGACACCCTCGCCGTGCCCCTGGAGGGCCCGCAGGGTGTCACCGGCGTGCTGGTGGTGCTGGGGGCGCGGCGCGCGGCGTCGGACACCGTGCTGCAGTCGCTGGCGGCCCAGCTCGCGGCGGCCTACGAGGTGGCCCGCCTGCGCGACGACAGCGCCCGCAGGAACAAGGACCTGCAGACGGCCATCGCGGGCCTCAAGAGCCTCGAGCAGAACCGCGAGGAGCTGCTCGGCAACGTCTCCCACGACCTGAAGAACCCGCTCACCACCATCAAGTCCTACCTGGCGATGATGGGGCGCGAGAAGCTGGGGCCCCTCACGGACTCGCAGCGCCGCGCGGTGCAGATCTGCGACCGCAATTCGGACCGCATGCTGCGCATGGTGAACGACCTGCTGCTCATGTCCCGGCTCCAGTCCGGGAAGATGCAGCTCAACCAGCGCCCCTTCGGCCTCAAGGCCGTGGCCGAGGAGGTGGTGCGCGCGCTGGGCGCCCTCGCCGAGCACTGCAAGGTCAAGGTGGTGATTCCGCCTTGCTCCGAGGTCTTCGTGCGGGGCGACCGCGAGCGCATCGCCGAGGCCATCCACAACCTCGTCGAGAACGGCATCCACCACAGCGAGGCCGACGACACCATCGAGGTCCGCGTCTCCGCCGAGGATGGCCTCGCCACGCTCATGGTGAAGGACACCGGCCCGGGCCTGTCCGCGGACGCGCTGGAGCACGCCTTCGACGCCTTCTACCGGGTCCAACCGGGCGTGCCCCGGCCCCCGGGCGCGGGCCTGGGGCTGCCGCTGGTGGGGAAGATCGTCGCCCTGCACGGGGGCCGCGTGGAGGCCTCCAGCGTGCTCGGCGAGGGGAGCACCTTCCAGATGGTGCTGCCCATGTTCGCCGGGGCGGTGGCCTCGCCGGACGCCAACCAGGTGGCGCCCAAGGCGGGCGGCATCCTGCTGGTCGAGGACGACGCGGACTGCCGCGAGGTGCTCCAGCAGGTGCTGGAGCAGGAGGGCTACCGGGTGATGGCCACCTCGGGGGCGTCCGAGGCGCGCTCCATCCTCTCGCACATCCGGCCGGCCATGGTGCTGCTGGACCTGCGGCTGAGCGAGGAGGACGGCCAGTCCGTGCTGCGCTTCATCCGGGGCACCGAGTCGCTGGCGGACATCGCCGTGTACATCATCTCGGGAGCCAGCGAGGTGGCCTCGCTCACCTCGGGACAGGGCCTGGAGCGCATCGACGGCTTCTTCGAGAAGCCGCTCCAGCTCCCCAAGCTCCTGGACACGGTGGCGGCGGTGGTGCGGCCCAGCCGCCGGGCCCCGGCCGTCGTCTCCTGA
- the argS gene encoding arginine--tRNA ligase, producing the protein MSTSVYSRYRAAFAQAIASALGMQASEIEPQVKPAEPAHGDLSFATFPLAKAQKKAPPAIAAGLAQTVTVPGLEVKAVGPYLNARFATLPFTAEVIDTARAAGATYGGDAEAGRGKTVTIDYSSPNIAKPIGFHHIRTTFLGHCIANIYRALGWKVEGINYLGDWGKQFGLVAVGFQEYGDPARIDDMGHLVEVYVRANKRAEAEPEFDARAREFFRRMEAGDAEALKLWNQFRETSIRGFKQVYQRMGIEFEHIDGESLYQGKMDAVIDQIAQKPGVKESQGALIVDLPYADNEPPILLKKNDGSTLYATRDLAAAEDRYARFHFDKSLYVVAQDQALHFRQVFRTLKEMGQPWAERCVHVAFGRIHGMSTRKGQVVQLNQVLDEAKERASVKVKENQEAGRLQTNDPDQLAEQIGLGAIAFGDLKHKRLSDYTFDWDEVLSFEGHTGPYVQFAHARVVNVLRKGGGAPASYDASLLTLPEEQALVREIMRLPVVVREAAEQYEPSLVAHLLLDVAAALSRYYTLGNQERGKRILVENDDALRSARLALTDAARVTLAAGLTLLGIPTPENM; encoded by the coding sequence ATGAGCACTTCCGTCTACTCCCGTTATCGAGCCGCCTTCGCCCAGGCCATCGCCAGCGCGCTGGGCATGCAGGCCTCCGAGATCGAACCCCAGGTCAAGCCCGCGGAGCCGGCGCACGGCGACCTGAGCTTCGCCACCTTCCCGCTCGCCAAGGCCCAGAAGAAGGCCCCTCCCGCCATCGCCGCGGGGCTGGCGCAGACCGTCACTGTCCCCGGTCTGGAGGTCAAGGCCGTGGGCCCCTACCTGAACGCCCGCTTCGCCACCCTCCCCTTCACGGCGGAGGTCATCGACACCGCGCGCGCGGCGGGAGCGACCTACGGCGGCGACGCCGAAGCGGGGCGCGGCAAGACGGTGACCATCGACTACTCGTCGCCCAACATCGCCAAGCCCATCGGCTTCCACCACATCCGCACCACGTTCCTCGGCCACTGCATCGCCAACATCTACCGGGCGCTGGGCTGGAAGGTGGAGGGCATCAACTACCTGGGTGACTGGGGCAAGCAGTTCGGCCTCGTCGCGGTGGGCTTCCAGGAGTACGGCGACCCGGCCCGCATCGACGACATGGGCCACCTGGTCGAGGTCTACGTGCGCGCCAACAAGCGCGCGGAGGCGGAGCCGGAGTTCGACGCCCGGGCCCGCGAGTTCTTCCGCCGCATGGAGGCCGGCGACGCCGAGGCCCTGAAGCTGTGGAACCAGTTCCGCGAGACGAGCATCCGCGGCTTCAAGCAGGTCTACCAGCGGATGGGCATCGAGTTCGAGCACATCGACGGCGAGAGCCTCTACCAGGGGAAGATGGACGCGGTCATCGACCAGATCGCCCAGAAGCCCGGCGTGAAGGAGTCGCAGGGCGCGCTCATCGTCGACCTGCCCTACGCGGACAACGAGCCGCCCATCCTCCTCAAGAAGAACGACGGCAGCACGCTCTACGCCACGCGCGACCTGGCCGCCGCCGAGGACCGCTACGCGCGCTTCCACTTCGACAAGTCGCTCTACGTCGTCGCGCAGGACCAGGCCCTGCACTTCCGCCAGGTGTTCCGCACGCTGAAGGAGATGGGCCAGCCCTGGGCGGAGCGCTGCGTGCACGTGGCCTTCGGCCGCATCCACGGCATGAGCACCCGCAAGGGCCAGGTGGTCCAGCTCAACCAGGTGCTCGACGAGGCCAAGGAGCGCGCCTCCGTCAAGGTGAAGGAGAACCAGGAGGCGGGCCGGCTCCAGACGAACGACCCGGACCAACTCGCGGAGCAGATCGGCCTGGGCGCCATCGCCTTCGGCGACCTCAAGCACAAGCGCCTGAGCGATTACACCTTCGACTGGGACGAGGTCCTCAGCTTCGAGGGCCACACTGGCCCTTACGTCCAGTTCGCCCACGCGCGCGTGGTCAACGTGCTGCGCAAGGGCGGCGGCGCGCCGGCCAGCTACGACGCGAGCCTCCTGACACTCCCCGAGGAGCAGGCCCTGGTGCGCGAAATCATGCGCCTGCCCGTCGTGGTGCGCGAGGCCGCCGAGCAGTACGAGCCGAGCCTCGTCGCCCACCTGCTGCTGGACGTGGCCGCCGCGCTGAGCCGCTACTACACGCTGGGCAATCAGGAGCGCGGCAAGCGCATCCTCGTCGAGAACGATGACGCACTGCGTTCTGCGCGACTCGCCCTCACGGACGCGGCCCGGGTTACTCTCGCGGCGGGACTGACACTGCTGGGCATTCCCACGCCCGAGAACATGTAG